A single genomic interval of Aureibacillus halotolerans harbors:
- the yqfC gene encoding sporulation protein YqfC, translated as MGESSYSSGKGAVPLKRAKRWRRWLTRQLDLPADVTMDLPRLTMVGHLHLYIENHKGLLVYSDTELRLRLTTGQLLAQGKNFVIKKMYHDELILEGQIEQVRYINETL; from the coding sequence ATGGGGGAAAGTTCATATAGTTCAGGGAAGGGGGCAGTGCCTTTGAAACGAGCTAAGCGATGGCGCAGGTGGTTGACACGGCAGTTAGATCTTCCAGCAGATGTTACGATGGATTTGCCCCGCTTGACGATGGTCGGTCATTTGCATTTATATATTGAAAATCATAAAGGACTGCTCGTTTACTCTGACACGGAGCTGCGACTAAGGTTGACGACAGGACAGTTGCTTGCGCAAGGGAAAAATTTTGTGATTAAGAAAATGTACCATGATGAGTTAATTTTAGAAGGCCAAATTGAACAGGTACGTTATATCAATGAAACACTGTGA